The Elgaria multicarinata webbii isolate HBS135686 ecotype San Diego chromosome 1, rElgMul1.1.pri, whole genome shotgun sequence genome has a window encoding:
- the MYOC gene encoding myocilin — protein sequence MEVLKAWLLSSWVVWGTLGSTVHLHKANDQGGRCIYSFSVPSGTEASCADPGEAMTAIQGLQQASNAQRLELESARARLSLLENLVNQLQGSHAARSPSLSMVGLLQWEVESLKREQAKRDTQVSRLESTIGNLLQDKSALEEDKKWLEEEKNELAKRLEDSLQEVAQLRASQHPQAGEAPSRDTRQGSPEVSTWVTENVDYQELKSELMEIPAPHLFQASPSPSRPSAEAEVSGCGSLLWVGEPVTLRRAETIAGKYGVWMRDPQPVPPYTQETTWRVDTVGTDVRQVFEYDNTDQFTKGYPSKVHVLPRSMESTGAVVYQGSLYFQRRKSRVLVKYDLNAEVITVQKELPNAGYHGQFPYSWGGYTDIDLAVDEMGLWVIYSTENAKGAIVLSKLDPETLEIEQTWGTNIRKQSVANSFMICGSLYTISSYSSPEATVNFTYHTRTGTSAPLNIRFENRYRYSSMVDYNPTERKLLAWDNFNMVAYDIKLSKM from the exons ATGGAGGTGCTGAAGGCTTGGCTGCTTTCCTCCTGGGTGGTGTGGGGAACTTTGGGCAGCACTGTCCATCTCCACAAAGCCAATGACCAGGGCGGCAGGTGCATTTATTCCTTCTCCGTCCCCAGTGGGACTGAGGCCAGCTGTGCTGACCCAGGAGAAGCCATGACAGCGATCCAGGGTCTCCAGCAGGCGAGCAACGCCCAGCGCCTGGAACTGGAGTCTGCCAGAGCAAGGCTGAGCCTCCTGGAGAACCTGGTCAACCAGCTGCAAGGAAGCCATGCGGCAAGGAGCCCCTCTCTTTCCATGGTGGGGCTGCTCCAGTGGGAAGTGGAGAGCCTCAAGAGGGAACAAGCCAAGAGGGACACTCAGGTCAGCCGGCTGGAATCCACCATCGGCAACCTCCTCCAAGACAAGTCTGCTTTAGAGGAAGACAAGAAGTggctggaggaagagaagaatgagCTGGCCAAGAGGCTGGAGGACAGCCTTCAGGAGGTGGCTCAGCTGAGAGCAAGCCAACACCCCCAGGCTGGAGAGGCACCCAGCAGGGACACCCGCCAAGGATCTCCAGAAG TTTCTACGTGGGTCACAGAAAATGTGGACTACCAAGAGCTCAAATCAGAACTGATGGAGATTCCTGCACCccatctcttccaggcaagcccctcccccagccgccctagtgcagaagcagaagtgTCAG GCTGTGGATCGCTGCTGTGGGTTGGTGAACCAGTGACCTTACGCAGGGCAGAGACCATTGCTGGCAAGTATGGTGTATGGATGAGGGACCCACAACCTGTGCCTCCATACACCCAGGAGACAACTTGGAGAGTTGACACCGTTGGCACAGACGTCCGCCAAGTCTTTGAGTATGATAATACAGACCAGTTCACGAAAGGCTACCCTTCTAAAGTGCATGTGTTGCCCAGGTCCATGGAGAGCACTGGAGCTGTTGTTTATCAGGGTTCACTCTATTTTCAGAGGCGCAAGTCTAGAGTTCTGGTGAAATATGACCTGAACGCTGAAGTCATTACAGTCCAAAAGGAGCTACCCAATGCTGGCTACCATGGGCAGTTCCCCTACTCATGGGGTGGATATACAGACATTGACCTTGCAGTTGATGAGATGGGGCTGTGGGTGATCTACAGCACTGAGAATGCCAAGGGGGCTATTGTGCTTTCCAAATTGGATCCAGAAACCCTAGAGATTGAGCAGACATGGGGAACCAACATCCGCAAGCAGTCAGTGGCCAACTCCTTTATGATCTGTGGCTCTTTGTACACCATCAGCAGCTACTCATCCCCTGAGGCCACAGTAAATTTCACCTACCACACTAGAACAGGCACCAGTGCACCGCTGAACATCCGCTTTGAGAACCGCTACAGATACAGCAGCATGGTAGACTACAACCCCACAGAGAGAAAACTCTTGGCTTGGGACAATTTCAACATGGTTGCCTATGATATTAAGCTTTCCAAGATGTGA